A single Vigna radiata var. radiata cultivar VC1973A chromosome 8, Vradiata_ver6, whole genome shotgun sequence DNA region contains:
- the LOC106771402 gene encoding uncharacterized protein LOC106771402: protein MERSTDAFKETHNITLSTEDTLFGGLVSNLQEYLSCLAXXIIFATKKSHIYXRYFGGIQRVVHPILGSIESSXVPFXVHKVSPVSISKAIKNESELEGMQNCHLRDAAALAQFWDWLETEITKDRTLTEVKVSDKQKLSGRYSLLK from the exons ATGGAGCGGTCTACAGATGCTTTCAAGGAAACTCATAATATAACCCTGTCTACCGAAGATACTTTATTTGGGGGTCTGGTGTCAAACCTTCAG GAGTATTTATCATGTCTGGCAGNTNTTATAATCTTTGCAACCAAGAAAAGCCACATTTACTGNAGATACTTCGGTGGG ATTCAACGTGTTGTTCACCCCATACTTGGGTCTATTGAGAGCTCGNATGTACCCTTTGNTGTCCATAAAGTCTCTCCTGTTTCTATTTCAAAGGCCATAAAAAATGAATCAGAGTTAGAAGGGATGCAAAATTGCCATTTAAG GGATGCTGCTGCCCTTGCTCAGTTCTGGGATTGGTTAGAAACAGAAATTACCAAAGATAGAACATTGACAGAAGTAAAGGTTTCGGATAAACAGAAATTATCTGGAAG GTATTCATTGTTAAAGTGA